The nucleotide sequence TTGAAAACACAACCTTGACAGTTCCCTGACCAGGTTCAAGTCTGAGATCCTGCTCACTCTTGCTAAGATACCCACCCGCAATTTCAGTGTAGAAGATGGGGTTGTCAGGTAATCCGTAGAATATGACTCGCTGCACACCACGGAACTGATATCGTCGGAAATGATGCGCTCGCTCAGTGTAGAGCAGAACGCGATGGCGCCCGTTGAGGAAATGTGACCGCGCCCGCGAGGCTTCTGGTACGTCTGCATATTCGGAGATGGCGCCGAAGGTGACGTTTTCGACCGCGCTTGACGTCGCAAAGTAATTCCTCACTCGGACAAAGTCCAGATAGGAGGGGATAAAAATAAGTGTTCCCGTCGCATCCTTTGCCCGCTTTGCAAGTGAGGGAACAATGGCAGAAGTGAAATACTCAAATCGTGCATCAGGATCCTTATCGACCGAACTGGACTGGAACCTAGAGAAGGTTTGCTTCGCCTTGATACCAAGGTGCGACAACATGCCTGGGTACTCGGGCTGCAGCCGGACTTTTCCAGTCCAGTTGTGACAGTGTAATCGAAGAAGCTCGGACAGCTCGGGGGTGTTGAAGGCAGACATGATGATAGTCTGTCTGAAATATTTTGCCCAGTCTTCCAAATACCAGTTTCTAACACGACTAAAATCGCAACCGTGTGCATCCTTGGGCTGGAGGTTCATGTGTTCAAAGATGAATTCGACGTGCTCCCAATTTTGCATGAGAAGTGCATCCGCTTGATCGACAATGACCATCTCAATAGAGCTCAggaagtcaaagtcaagcttcttgtcttcctcaGAGCCGATAGCCATACGAAGGCCGAGAGGACTGGCGAAGAGTATGTCTGAGTTGTAGAATTGCGCAAAGTATTTGATTGTCTTGCGAGTGAACTTCATGCCCAGACGGAACATGTCATCATCGCTTCCCTCAAAAAGATCCTTGAAGTCAGCCGGTCTATCGGCGCCAAACTTGGCCTCTTTGTCGACATATCCATCGTCAAATCGCTTGCGGTTCTCTTGCTGATCTGGCTGACAGATATCACGGATCATGTTCACCATCCGAAGAGCTGAGTTACGTGTTGGTAAGAGGAAGAGCACCTTGGGACGGGTAAAGCCTTGATCTCGTAATTCTAGGTCGGCATCTTGGCCCTCCTTGGCCAATTTATAGTTATTCTTGATAACACGGTCTCGAGTTCTTCTTTGATTAGCGACTGGGGATTATATGAAATGTCAAATTGATCGACTCACTTGAAGACATGGTTGAGAGCATGTAGACATGCCAATTCTCGCAATGAGTCTGAGTTCCTTACTGTTCGATCGCAAAACAGTACATCGTAATAATTGAAGATCAAAGGGCCCAAGTTGCGCTGGAGAGCATCGAAGTCTCCAATCTTACGAGTGGAAGTCTCTCTAAGCTTCTGCTTGAGCTGTAGGCCATCCAAGCCAGCAATGGGTTTTGGTATTTCAGACCCTGTATCCGACCCTGGGCACAAAATAGTTGCTCTCATATTTTGTAGTAATGCTCGTTTCGTTGCCCAATCGTTGTTTTGTACGGACTTGACTCTCTGAGAGACGGTATCGTCGTTGGGGTGCGCAAAATGCACGTCGAAGGGATCTGTTGggttttcttcgtcttccgaatcttcatcatcatccaatttctcttcgacttcttcttctgcctcgTCCTCAGCACGATCGATATCTTTTTCAGTGTCGTCGTCTGCGTGTGATTCTTCCCTAGAGGAGTCTTGTTCAGGTTGAGATTGAGTGGAATTTTTGTGGTTCAATTTTCGTCGTTTTGCATCTGGGGCACTGCTCTCGTTATTGAAACTCTGAAGAAGGGCCATGTATGgctttgacgatgttgtatgttcatcatcgtcgtcatctgaATCGATGTCCTCCATGACTGTGTCTTCAGGCGCAGATTCCGACTCTGACCCAGAACTTTCGGATCTACCATGCGTCAGTGAACTTCCCAGTCACCAGTTATATCTATGCCCATACTCATCATTGTCGGCAAGTCGAGTTCCGTCGAATCTTCGGTTGGGTCCAAATCGGCTTGTCGCTTTACCTCCTCGGccacctcttcctctgccACGACCACCACGGCCTCTAAAGTTTCCACCTCTTCCGCGCGGCGGCATTATCCTGTTTACCAGCAGATTTCAATTTGTTGGAACGTTATAAAATGTCAAGAGTTCGGTCAAGTTGCGCCGAAGAGCCTGTCGGCGTCAAACAAAAAAATggttaaaaaaagttatgaGGCTACCTTCAGCCTTGCATTGTCAAGCCACGGCTTGGTGGGGTTCTCAGCGCAAACGCCACGAACAGTCTTATCGCATATCTTAGCGCGCACAACCCCAGCGGCGTCCCGCCAAACCTGCAATTCTTCAAAATCGGCGAAATTTGTTATAGGACAGGTTCGCGAGAGTGACCCAAGACGACCCGGCCCGGCTCACCCATTTCTCCGCAGACATCTACACTCCTCTCCCAatagcttcagcttcaaagtTGCCCACTATGgccgctgctgcttctgagaGCTTCATTCACCTGGCGAGGCCTCTGGCGCCCAACACCGTGGGCATCCAGACTAACCTTGCCCCGCTCACTGTCAACATCCAGCCTCAGGTACGATTGCGATGACCCCCCCTCCGGTTGACTATCTGTGTTCTATCCTGAGATCAGAACATTCGTCaaagggaatatactttggCTAACATGATCTGCCCTCTGCCCAACAGGCTGTCCTCTCTATCCTCGACCACGCCGTTCGACGAGACATCCGAGATACGCAATCTACCAGAGTTATTGGCGCCCTTGTCGGCACCCGATCTGAAGATGGCACCGAAGTCGAGGTTCGCTCGTGCTTCGCTATCCCCCAtaccgaggaagaggaccAGGTCGAGGTCGATGTCGAATACCAGAAGAACATGCTCGCCTTGACCCTGAAGGCCAACAGGGGCGAGTCCCTTCTCGGCTGGTACACCACCTCTCATGagctcaacagcttcagcgcCCTTATCCAGAACTTCTTCGGTAGCCCTGACACCGGCACATTCCCCCACCCCGCCATTCACATGACCATTTCTACCGAGCCTGGCGAGGACATACAATCTCGATGCTATATCAGCGCTCCCGTTGCCGTGAACGCTGAGCGTGCTGCCGACAGTTGCCTTTTCATCCAGGTCCCCCACAAGATTCT is from Fusarium musae strain F31 chromosome 4, whole genome shotgun sequence and encodes:
- the UTP25 gene encoding rRNA-binding ribosome biosynthesis protein utp25 (BUSCO:EOG09261XZ6), with the translated sequence MPPRGRGGNFRGRGGRGRGRGGRGGKATSRFGPNRRFDGTRLADNDESESSGSESESAPEDTVMEDIDSDDDDDEHTTSSKPYMALLQSFNNESSAPDAKRRKLNHKNSTQSQPEQDSSREESHADDDTEKDIDRAEDEAEEEVEEKLDDDEDSEDEENPTDPFDVHFAHPNDDTVSQRVKSVQNNDWATKRALLQNMRATILCPGSDTGSEIPKPIAGLDGLQLKQKLRETSTRKIGDFDALQRNLGPLIFNYYDVLFCDRTVRNSDSLRELACLHALNHVFKTRDRVIKNNYKLAKEGQDADLELRDQGFTRPKVLFLLPTRNSALRMVNMIRDICQPDQQENRKRFDDGYVDKEAKFGADRPADFKDLFEGSDDDMFRLGMKFTRKTIKYFAQFYNSDILFASPLGLRMAIGSEEDKKLDFDFLSSIEMVIVDQADALLMQNWEHVEFIFEHMNLQPKDAHGCDFSRVRNWYLEDWAKYFRQTIIMSAFNTPELSELLRLHCHNWTGKVRLQPEYPGMLSHLGIKAKQTFSRFQSSSVDKDPDARFEYFTSAIVPSLAKRAKDATGTLIFIPSYLDFVRVRNYFATSSAVENVTFGAISEYADVPEASRARSHFLNGRHRVLLYTERAHHFRRYQFRGVQRVIFYGLPDNPIFYTEIAGGYLSKSEQDLRLEPGQGTVKVVFSKYDVMKLERIVGSKRVGKMIQDRGDTFEFI
- a CDS encoding hypothetical protein (MEROPS:MER0030133) translates to MAAAASESFIHLARPLAPNTVGIQTNLAPLTVNIQPQAVLSILDHAVRRDIRDTQSTRVIGALVGTRSEDGTEVEVRSCFAIPHTEEEDQVEVDVEYQKNMLALTLKANRGESLLGWYTTSHELNSFSALIQNFFGSPDTGTFPHPAIHMTISTEPGEDIQSRCYISAPVAVNAERAADSCLFIQVPHKILYGDADRSALEAIASAKDAESRTAPLVSDIEGLGRSIEQTISLLDRASEWINGVLDEDEEPNNTVAQYLLNALSLAPKVDPSQIEHDFNNHIQDVLMVSYLANTIRTQIDLSQRLAVANLTSNEKEGEGKSEDKGGRQGGKRGGRGGGRGGGQQREPREPREPREPAE